GTCTACGCAACAACAAATGGCGCCATGTTGTGATCTAAGAGGGGCCTTTGTCACTTTGTAACTGCTACAGGCTAATTtcctattttactgagttacagttaatttaaaatgcattcattaggccctaatctatagatttcacatgactgggcagggagagcataggcccacccactggggagccaggcccagccaatcagaatttgtttttccccacaaaaggtcgttattacagacagaaatactcctcagtttcatcagctgtctgggtggctggtctcagttgatcccgcaggtgaagaagccggaggtCCTtgactggcgtggttacacatgctctgcgtttgtgaggccagttggacgtactgccaaattctctaaaacgatgttgtaggcagcttatgatagagaaattaacattaaattctctgacaacagctcttgtggacattcctgcagtcagcatgccaattgcacactccctcaaaattgagacatctgtggcattgtgttgtgtgacaaaactgcatatttaagagtggccttttattgtccccagcacaaggtgcacctgtgtaatggtcatgctgtttaatcagcttcttgagatGCCActcctgtcagatggatggattatcttggcaaaggagaaatgctcacttatCAGTATCTAGACACACCCATGACAGAAAacaaagggctctattcaatccgcatTGTGAATGTTCAGCTTTACAgcatgattgaaatttaaaggcaatgttccagcTTTAGCGGAGattgcattcacggtaaacactgcatatgtcggctcaatcggaaatttcCTTTATATTTCTAGCAGAAGGAGTCTGTAACACTTCAGCGTTACAGATTCAATAGAGCCCAAAGTCAAGTTGTTCAGTTTGATGACACAGCCTGACTCTCATTCTCTTCTGGCTTCACTGACACACCATGGAGAAAAGGGCCCTTGAACTCTATTACCGAAGGAAATAATACCTTTCCCATATGTCCAAATAATGCCTCAGGTGCTTAATATGTGGATCCAATAAACATCTACAAATTGAGAGATATGTATGGATTATGCAGATTATTACTTAtgtattataattattttatgaTTGTGATATATGATTTTATTGTGAAGTATTGTATGGtctttttttcacttcaccactCTACTCACAGGTGAAATACAGAGCGCAGCAGAGCATGACCCACCATGCTGTGGTAAAGATGGTGACTGTGTGGGTGTTAGCCTTCCTTCTCTATGGCCCTGCCATCATCTTCTGGGAGCTGGTCGTGGGCAAAACCATCGTCCTTGCCGATGAGTGTTTCGCTGAGTTCTACTGCACCTGGTACTTCCTACTCAGTGCGTCTACGATTGAGTTCTTCACCCCGTTTATCTCTGTGGCCTTCTTCAACCTGAGCATCTACCTGAACATCCAGCGGAGGAACAAGAGCAGGGCTATCCGTAAGGAGGACACCAAGGCACACAGGGACAGGGGCAGTCTCAGGGACGGGGGTGCTGCCTTGACTGTGTTTTTGACTTGCAAGGCATCATCGAGCAAGCCAGCTGCTGTTTCAGCTGTGATAGAGAAGGACGAGGAGCTGTCGCCATCCTCCAGTGGGGAGCCTAGTAGCGGACACACCTTCATACAGAGTAAGAAGGGCCCCACTTGCAGGATCACTTCCAGGCCCCTTCAATCCCAATCCCCCACCGGGCCCCCCAGCAGGAGCTCACAGAGCTCCCGCCTCTCCCACGACAAGAAGATTGCCAAGTCGCTGGCCATTATAGTGTGCATTTTTGGGATCTGCTGGGCACCCTACACTCTATTGATGATAATCCGAGCAGCCTGTAGCGGGCGATGTGTGGAGCACTACTGGTACGAGATGACTTTTTGGCTCTTGTGGCTGAACTCTGGTATTAACCCTTTCCTGTACCCTCTCTGCCACAGCAGCTTCCGAAGGGCTTTTGCTAAGATATTGTGCCCCAACCGGCAGTCTGTCCAACCTCACATTGAGACCCAGTCTTGCTAGTAAGACAATGTATGGCTGGATGAGAGTCTTACTGGAGTGAGAAGACTACTGCAAATGGATGTGGATTGTCAAACAAAAGTTCAGCCATGAATAGGACTAAGAAACCCTTTTTTAGTTGCTCACTATAAAAGGGTATAAAACATTATGAAAAAAGTGATTACTGATATCCCTATGTTTTGTTTGAGATACATCAAGTCCTTCTTTCCTACTTTTTCCACTTCACTTCAGGCTTCTTTTCATTGAAAAGTTTCAAGTTCTTAGTTAGAAAAGTCTGTATAGCCTTCTCCCGCTAGAATGAAAGATATGCATCTTCTAGTGATCTATTGATAGGACAGGCACCTGTCATTCACAAAGCGAGTGATGACAGGGAAACTGCTGG
This genomic window from Salvelinus namaycush isolate Seneca chromosome 8, SaNama_1.0, whole genome shotgun sequence contains:
- the LOC120052076 gene encoding histamine H3 receptor-like, with protein sequence MGVYIPESNTSSNFTPGSDSATVHEAGAALPGYMMVILAVLMITLVVVVVAGNALVILAFIVDKSLRNQSNYFFLNLALSDFLVGAFCIPVYIPYILTGRWVLGRTLCKLWLLMDYLLCTASVFNIVLISYDRFLSVTRAVKYRAQQSMTHHAVVKMVTVWVLAFLLYGPAIIFWELVVGKTIVLADECFAEFYCTWYFLLSASTIEFFTPFISVAFFNLSIYLNIQRRNKSRAIRKEDTKAHRDRGSLRDGGAALTVFLTCKASSSKPAAVSAVIEKDEELSPSSSGEPSSGHTFIQSKKGPTCRITSRPLQSQSPTGPPSRSSQSSRLSHDKKIAKSLAIIVCIFGICWAPYTLLMIIRAACSGRCVEHYWYEMTFWLLWLNSGINPFLYPLCHSSFRRAFAKILCPNRQSVQPHIETQSC